A genomic window from Camelina sativa cultivar DH55 chromosome 2, Cs, whole genome shotgun sequence includes:
- the LOC104733379 gene encoding uncharacterized protein LOC104733379 gives MNIHMNLNLKQMAGNMIYQDPRKIQEDEDIVQGVSRTFSEEEDSSSCSLSSMCSSSDLTDEDDDDDDVSSSSSNGPLEDLSDLMLHLPIKRGLSKFYEGRSQSFTSLANVKSLEDLMKRGLKNRNYGARRKTCRSTGGIIDQSYKRVYSPKATISKKHNNKTPSSVLSCLSRRKH, from the exons atgaatattcatatgaatctgaatctgaagcAAATGGCGGGTAACATGATCTATCAAGATCCAAGAAAGATCCAAGAAGACGAAGACATTGTTCAAGGAGTTTCAAGAACattctcagaagaagaagattcatcttcttgttcATTATCTTCCATGTGTTCTTCATCTGATTTAACagacgaggatgatgatgatgatgatgtttcttcatcttcttctaatgGACCTCTTGAAGATCTCTCCGACCTCATGTTACATCTCCCTATCAA GAGGGGATTATCAAAGTTCTATGAAGGAAGGTCACAATCATTTACATCACTAGCAAATGTTAAAAGCCTTGAAGATCTTATGAAGAGAGGgttaaaaaatagaaactatggagCAAGGAGAAAGACATGTAGGAGTACTGGTGGGATTATAGATCAAAGCTACAAAAGGGTTTATAGTCCTAAAGCTACCATCTCCaagaaacacaacaacaaaacaccttCCTCTGTTCTCTCTTGTCTTTCCAGAAGAAAACATTAG
- the LOC104755978 gene encoding putative FBD-associated F-box protein At5g56560, which translates to MESINDLPDEMLVKILSSFPTFKETIRTSLISKRWQDLWKLVPVFNLNDNLVDDYDDDGESFKSFVYRCFLFSKAQVLERLCLKLLLPYYKSSIINDWVKTGVTRSVKELQLNMCGNNLQLPSCLGRCRTLETLKLQGLKLKVLPQFFRLPSVKTLHLLSVKFPSDESVESLLSSCPVLENLVVNKKEDDNVVIFNISVPTLRSLTINNSEGVRTNNAEIHGFVIKAPSLVYLNIKDTFSNFIMFEYMPEVIKANIEVVCDQSEKFIGSLTSIQHLSLCSRTSKIPYHRGSFFFYLEHLELRTSYAGWWNLLYHILEDAPRLKSLKLDKSKHTSSCDIGKITLSKVVPKCSLTHLEILEWRSYKGTNQEMNVAKYILKNATCLKKATFSTRYKNKNGGILLKLKSTYRVSKRCQLVID; encoded by the exons ATGGAGAGCATCAATGACTTGCCAGATGAGATGCTCGTGAAGATATTGTCATCGTTTCCTACGTTTAAAGAGACTATACGAACATCTCTCATATCAAAACGTTGGCAGGATCTTTGGAAACTGGTGCCGGTGTTCAATCTTAATGATAATTTGgttgatgattatgatgatgatggtgagagtTTTAAGAGTTTTGTTTATAGATGTTTCTTGTTTAGCAAAGCTCAAGTTCTAGAGAGATTGTGTCTCAAGCTTCTACTACCCTATTATAAGTCTTCAATCATCAATGATTGGGTCAAAACCGGAGTTACTCGATCAGTTAAAGAGCTGCAACTCAACATGTGTGGCAACAACCTACAACTGCCGAGTTGCTTGGGCCGTTGTAGAACCTTAGAAACATTAAAACTCCAAGGCTTGAAACTCAAGGTTTTACCGCAGTTTTTTCGTTTGCCATCAGTCAAAACTCTTCACCTTCTATCAGTTAAATTCCCGAGTGATGAATCTGTTGAGAGCCTTCTAAGCAGCTGCCCTGTTCTTGAGAATTTGGTtgtaaacaagaaagaagatgacaatGTGGTGATATTCAATATTAGTGTGCCTACTTTGAGGAGTTTAACGATCAATAATTCTGAAGGGGTACGCACCAACAATGCGGAGATTCACGGGTTTGTGATAAAAGCTCCTTCGTTGGTGTATTTGAACATTAAGGATACATTCAGTAACTTCATAATGTTTGAATATATGCCTGAGGTGATCAAGGCTAATATCGAGGTTGTTTGTGACCAATCTGAGAAGTTCATAGGATCTCTTACCTCAATACAACATCTTTCTCTCTGTTCTCGAACTTCAAAg ATTCCATATCATAGAggcagtttcttcttctatcttgaACATCTAGAGCTACGTACAAGTTATGCGGGATGGTGGAACCTACTTTACCATATACTTGAAGACGCTCCAAGACTTAAATCTCTCAAGCTAGATAAGTCG AAACATACAAGTAGTTGTGACATTGGTAAAATAACTCTCTCTAAAGTTGTTCCCAAATGCTCACTGACGCATCTCGAGATCTTGGAATGGAGAAGCTATAAAGGCACAAATCAAGAAATGAATGTGGCCAAGTACATACTAAAAAACGCTACTTGTCTAAAGAAGGCGACATTCTCAACaagatataaaaacaaaaacggcGGCATTTTATTGAAGTTAAAGTCTACGTACAGAGTTTCAAAGAGATGTCAGCTTGTGATTGACTAA
- the LOC104755988 gene encoding putative FBD-associated F-box protein At5g56560, whose protein sequence is MESIDELPDELLVKILASLPMFKETVATTLISKRWRDLWKLVPDLKFDDTSFESTGETFISFVHTSLVLKNQTIERLHLKLSRNYLASIINHLVQAVVDRSVRVVRLDLSGKTLKLPSCLSTCRTLETLILCETSIEGVQQSFCLPSLKTLHLSSVKFSGYQSVASLLQICPVLEDLVFSADINVASLLEICPVLKDLVVHRTKVFNVEVFKLSTWVTLKSLKLRDLCMEIFPYRLYLASLKTLHLISVQFTVDKYVVSLLQICPVLEHLVVDQTSTAVFNMNVPSLIAYGTLKTLILRGLGIQVVPQRFHLPSLNTLHLISVRLLGGVTVASLLTRCPVLECLIVSETNENVMISNIDVPTLRNLYIKTLTMDDWKETHEKRTYYVAGSHGFVIKAPLLTELNFEDTISNFLVFESMPQVIKANIEVIYHQSENFIGSLTSVRHLSLCTLASMTPYPKGTSLSSLKHPELCTCSEGWPNQLVCMLNDAPKVRYLKLKSKHSASDSELMNLWKKTKAVPKCLSKHLDLEWKQYEGTEQQSSVAEYILANASCLKTATFSLSCRNRKYRKIKKLKSMGRVSKTCQLVFD, encoded by the exons ATGGAGAGCATCGATGAGTTGCCAGATGAACTGCTCGTGAAGATATTGGCATCGCTTCCTATGTTTAAAGAGACTGTAGCAACAACTCTCATATCAAAACGTTGGCGGGATCTTTGGAAACTGGTGCCGGATCTCAAGTTTGATGATACATCGTTTGAGAGTACTGGTGAGACTTTTATCAGTTTTGTTCATACATCTTTGGTGTTAAAGAATCAAACTATAGAGAGACTGCATCTCAAGCTTAGCCGAAACTATTTGGCTTCAATCATCAATCATTTGGTTCAAGCCGTCGTTGATCGATCTGTGAGAGTGGTGAGACTCGACCTGTCTggcaaaaccctaaaattaccAAGTTGCTTGAGTACTTGCAGAACCCTAGAAACACTGATACTTTGTGAAACAAGTATCGAGGGTGTCCAACAATCGTTTTGTTTGCCATCACTCAAAACTCTACACCTTTCATCGGTTAAGTTCTCGGGGTACCAATCTGTTGCAAGTCTTCTACAAATCTGTCCGGTTCTTGAAGATTTGGTT TTCTCTGCCGACATAAATGTTGCAAGTCTCTTAGAGATTTGTCCAGTTCTCAAAGATTTGGTTGTACACCGAACCAAAGTCTTCAACGTTGAAGTGTTTAAGTTGAGTACTTGGGTGACCCTAAAATCACTGAAACTCCGTGACCTATGTATGGAGATATTTCCGTATCGGTTATACTTGGCATCACTCAAAACTCTGCACCTTATATCAGTTCAGTTCACGGTCGACAAATATGTTGTAAGTCTCTTACAAATTTGCCCTGTTCTTGAACATTTGGTTGTAGACCAAACCAGCACAGCAGTCTTCAATATGAATGTGCCTAGTTTGATTGCTTACGGAACCCTAAAAACATTGATACTCCGTGGACTAGGTATCCAGGTTGTTCCACAAAGGTTCCATTTGCCATCACTCAATACTCTGCACCTTATCTCGGTTAGGCTCTTGGGCGGCGTAACTGTTGCAAGTCTTTTAACAAGGTGTCCTGTTCTTGAATGTTTGATTGTAAGCGAAACCAATGAGAATGTGATGATATCCAATATCGATGTGCCTACTTTGAGGAACTTATATATCAAGACCTTGACTATGGATGACTGGAAAGAGACACATGAGAAACGCACCTACTATGTTGCGGGGAGTCATGGCTTTGTGATAAAAGCTCCTTTATTGACAGAACTGAACTTTGAGGATACAATAAGTAATTTTCTAGTGTTTGAATCTATGCCTCAGGTGATCAAAGCGAACATCGAGGTTATTTATCACCAATCTGAGAACTTCATAGGATCTCTTACCTCAGTCCGACATCTTTCTCTTTGTACTCTAGCTTCAATG ACTCCATATCCTAAAGGCACTTCCTTATCCTCTCTTAAACACCCAGAGCTATGTACATGTTCTGAGGGATGGCCAAATCAACTTGTGTGTATGCTCAATGACGCTCCCAAAGTTCGATATCTTAAGCTTAAGTCG AAACATAGTGCCAGTGACAGTGAACTGATGAACCtctggaaaaaaacaaaagctgttCCCAAATGTTTATCGAAGCATCTAGACTTGGAATGGAAACAATATGAAGGCACAGAGCAACAGAGCAGTGTGGCTGAGTACATATTAGCAAACGCTAGTTGTCTAAAGACGGCGACATTCTCGTTAAGTTGTAGAAACAGAAAATATCGCAAAATAAAGAAGTTAAAGTCTATGGGCAGAGTTTCAAAGACATGTCAGCTTGTGTTTGACTAA
- the LOC104755997 gene encoding putative FBD-associated F-box protein At5g56560: protein MEKERLSELPDELLLKILSSLPMFEDALATRLISKRWEGTWNLVPDVKFDDDRKSKSFETFMSFVYGYLLANDAPILERLTLKLSQYYSASDLNFWVQIAVNRSVRKLKFHLSGKTLQLPCCLSTCKTLKKLVLHDLGIKVLPLWVCLPSLKTLHLFSVKFSSDKSVASLFRICPVLECLVVEQTKTDNVMISNIDVPTLTSLTIKRKRGKHTYVEKSHGFVIKAPLLTELNFEDTISNFLVFESMPQVIKANIEVICDQSENFIGSLPSIQHLTLCSLTSKTPYPKDTSFSSLKHLELCACSAGWADLLACMLNDAPNLRSLKLKSKHNFNYNDPMTLWEEPAVVPKCFSEHLETLEWRQYEGTEQERNVAGYILAHAACLKTATFSTGSKSKYQRIRMLGKLESMDRVSKTCQLTFDSLTLIPKTTCV from the exons ATGGAGAAAGAGAGGCTAAGTGAGTTGCCAGATGAATTGCTCTTGAAGATATTGTCATCGCTTCCGATGTTTGAAGATGCTTTAGCAACACGTCTCATATCAAAACGTTGGGAAGGTACTTGGAACCTGGTGCCGGATGTCAAATTTGATGATGATAGAAAATCTAAGAGCTTCGAGACTTTTATGAGTTTTGTATATGGATATTTGTTGGCTAACGATGCTCCAATTCTAGAGAGATTAACACTCAAGCTTAGCCAATACTATTCTGCTTCGGACCTCAATTTTTGGGTTCAAATTGCAGTTAACCGATCTGTGAGAAAGCTGAAATTCCACTTGTCTGGCAAAACCCTACAATTGCCATGTTGCTTGAGTACttgcaaaaccctaaaaaaattgGTACTCCATGATTTAGGTATCAAGGTTCTCCCGCTTTGGGTATGTTTGCCATCACTCAAAACTCTGCACCTTTTCTCGGTTAAGTTCTCCAGCGACAAATCTGTAGCAAGTCTTTTTAGAATTTGCCCTGTTCTTGAATGTTTGGTCGTAGAGCAAACCAAAACTGACAATGTGATGATATCCAATATCGATGTGCCTACTTTGACGAGCTTAACTATCAAGA GGAAACGTGGGAAACACACATATGTTGAGAAGAGTCATGGCTTTGTGATAAAAGCTCCTTTATTGACAGAACTTAACTTTGAGGATACAATAAGTAATTTTCTAGTGTTTGAATCTATGCCTCAGGTGATCAAAGCGAACATCGAGGTTATTTGTGACCAATCTGAGAACTTCATAGGATCTCTACCCTCAATCCAACATCTTACTCTTTGTTCTCTAACgtcaaag ACTCCATATCCTAAAGACACTTCCTTCTCCTCTCTTAAACATCTAGAGCTATGTGCATGCTCTGCAGGATGGGCGGATCTGCTTGCTTGTATGCTCAATGACGCTCCAAATCTTCGGTCTCTCAAGCTTAAGTCG AAACATAATTTCAATTACAATGATCCAATGACCCTCTGGGAAGAACCAGCAGTTGTTCCTAAATGTTTTTCGGAGCATCTCGAGACCTTGGAATGGAGGCAATACGAAGGAACAGAGCAAGAGAGGAACGTGGCTGGATACATACTAGCACACGCTGCTTGTCTAAAGACGGCGACATTCTCAACAGGAAGTAAAAGCAAATATCAACGCATTCGCATGTTGGGGAAGTTAGAGTCTATGGACAGAGTTTCAAAGACATGTCAACTTACGTTTGACAGCCTAACATTGATACCAAAAACAACTTGTGTTTGA
- the LOC104756003 gene encoding putative FBD-associated F-box protein At5g56560, which produces MNGSLEYQFVFFLRTHVPKLREKFTRTMENCEKKKRRRLCQKNKENEVEKHGLSDLPVELIFKIFSMLPLFDETLARRFISEYWEGPRILEPNVMFSDESTMSFRNFMSFVYGSLMSSNDAPTLERLHLNLGKLRRNYSATEINFCVQVAVNRSVRELRIDLSGKTLYLPCCLITCRTLKELVLHNLIIKVVPRWFRLPSLKTLKLSSVPAVGKSVRSLLKICPVLENLVVNKKEDDNVMIYTIDVPTLRSLSIINRERTKRTNAGESRGFLINAPSLTYLNIKDAFSNFIMFEPMPEVIKANMKVICDQSEKFIGCRLTSIKHLSLCSLTSTTPYPIGTKLSSLRHPQLCTCSAGWQNLLACMLNDAPKLRSLTLKLKHEVNKDYPKNLWKNPTIVPECLTTHFKILKWRGYAGTKHERNMVRYILANAPCLKKTTFSTKCRNQCDTRFREITSMHRVSEKCQFVFD; this is translated from the exons ATGAATGGGTCTTTGGAGTATCAA tttgtcttcttccttcGCACGCACGTCCCAAAGTTGAGAGAAAAATTCACCAGAACAATGGAGAACtgcgagaagaagaaaaggagaagactCTGCCAGAAGAATAAGGAAAATGAAGTGGAGAAACATGGACTCAGTGATTTGCCAGTTGAATTGATCTTTAAAATATTCTCGATGCTTCCGTTGTTTGATGAGACTTTAGCAAGACGTTTCATATCAGAATACTGGGAGGGTCCTAGGATACTGGAGCCGAATGTCATGTTTAGTGATGAATCGACCATGAGTTTTAGGAATTTCATGAGTTTTGTATATGGATCGTTGATGTCGTCTAACGATGCTCCAACTCTAGAGAGGTTGCATCTCAATCTTGGAAAGCTTAGACGAAACTATTCGGCTACAGAAATCAACTTCTGTGTTCAAGTCGCTGTTAATAGGTCTGTGAGAGAGCTGAGGATCGACTTGTCTGGCAAAACCCTATATTTGCCGTGTTGCTTGATTACTTGCAGAACCCTAAAAGAATTGGTACTCCATAATTTGATTATCAAGGTTGTCCCGCGTTGGTTTCGTTTGCCCTCACTCAAAACTCTGAAACTTTCATCTGTTCCGGCAGTGGGTAAATCTGTTCGAAGTCTTTTAAAGATTTGCCCTGTTCTTGAAAATTTGGTtgtaaacaagaaagaagatgacaatGTGATGATATACACTATCGATGTGCCTACTTTGAGGAGCTTGTCTATCATAAACAGGGAAAGGACAAAGCGCACCAACGCTGGAGAGAGTCGTGGCTTTTTGATAAATGCTCCTTCTTTGACGTATTTGAATATCAAGGATGCATTCAGCAACTTTATAATGTTTGAACCTATGCCTGAGGTGATCAAAGCGAATATGAAGGTTATATGTGACCAATCTGAGAAGTTCATAGGGTGTCGTCTTACCTCAATCAaacatctttctctttgttctctGACTTCAACG ACTCCATATCCTATAGGCACAAAACTATCCTCTCTTCGACATCCACAGTTATGTACATGTTCTGCTGGATGGCAGAATCTACTTGCTTGTATGCTCAATGACGCTCCCAAACTTCGATCTCTTACTCTTAAGTTG AAACATGAAGTCAATAAGGACTATCCGAAAAACCTTTGGAAAAACCCAACAATTGTTCCTGAATGTTTAACGACGCATTTTAAGATTTTGAAATGGAGAGGATACGCAGGCACCAAGCATGAGAGGAATATGGTTAGGTACATACTAGCAAACGCTCCTTGTCTAAAGAAGACGACGTTCTCTACAAAATGTAGAAACCAATGTGATACCAGGTTCAGGGAGATAACGTCTATGCACAGAGTTTCAGAGAAATGTCAGTTTGTGtttgactaa
- the LOC104733393 gene encoding mitogen-activated protein kinase kinase 6-like: MVKIKSNLKQLKLLSVPAQETPISSFLTASGTFHDGDFLLNQKGLRLTTDEKQSRPSDSKELDFEITAEDLETVKVIGKGSGGVVQLVRHKWVGKFFAMKVIQMNIQEEIRKQIVQELKINQASSQCPHVVVCYHSFYHNGAFSLVLEYMDRGSLADVIRQVKTILEPYLAVVCKQVLQGLVYLHNERHVIHRDIKPSNLLVNHKGEVKISDFGVSASLASSMGQRDTFVGTYNYMSPERISGSTYDYSSDIWSLGMSVLECAIGRFPYLESEDQQNPPSFYELLAAIVENPPPTAPSDQFSPEFCSFVSACIQKDPPARASSLDLLSHPFIKKFEDKDIDLGILVGSLEPPVNYLR, encoded by the exons atggtgAAGATCAAATCGAACTTGAAGCAGCTTAAGCTCCTCTCCGTTCCAGCTCAAGAAACCCCAATCTCTTCCTTCTT GACTGCGAGTGGAACGTTTCACGATGGAGATTTTCTTCTGAATCAAAAGGGGCTTAGGTTGACGACAGATGAGAAGCAATCAAGG CCATCTGATAGCAAGGAGCTTGATTTCGAAATCACTGCTGAAGACTTAGAGACTGTGAAAGTCATCGGAAAAGGCAGTGGTGGAGTTGTTCAATTAGTTCGACATAAATGGGTTGGCAAGTTCTTTGCTATGAAG GTTATACAGATGAATATACAAGAAGAAATCCGTAAGCAAATTGTCCAGGAGCTCAAAATAAACCAAGCATCATCTCAATGTCCACATGTAGTTGTTTGCTACCACTCTTTCTATCACAATGGAGCCTTTTCACTTGTGCTCGAATACATGGATCGGGGATCTCTTGCTGATGTGATACGGCAAGTGAAGACTATCCTTGAACCTTACCTTGCTGTTGTCTGTAAACAG GTTTTGCAAGGCCTTGTGTACCTTCACAACGAAAGACATGTCATACACAGAGACATTAAACCATCAAACCTTCTTGTAAATCATAAAGGGGAAGTGAAAATCTCAGATTTTGGTGTAAGTGCAAGTCTTGCTAGCTCCATGGGACAGAGGGACACATTTGTTGGAACCTACAACTATATGTCG CCTGAGAGGATCAGTGGAAGCACATATGACTACAGCAGTGACATTTGGAGTTTGGGCATGTCAGTGTTAGAATGCGCAATAGGAAGATTCCCCTACTTAGAATCTGAAGATCAGCAAAACCCGCCAAGCTTTTATGAGCTCTTGGCAGCAATCGTAGAGAATCCACCACCAACTGCTCCTTCTGATCAATTCTCTCCTGAATTCTGCTCATTTGTATCAGCCTG CATACAAAAAGATCCTCCAGCAAGAGCATCATCTTTGGACCTTTTG AGTCATCCATTCATAAAAAAGTTTGAAGACAAGGATATTGATCTCGGGATACTTGTTGGCAGTCTGGAACCACCTGTTAACTATCTTAGATAA
- the LOC104756012 gene encoding glucan endo-1,3-beta-glucosidase 13-like codes for MTTRDFKLIFSISLLLLLLLLDCCYGGKVGVCYGRSADDLPTPAKVVQLIQQHNIKYVRIYDYNSQVLKAFGNTSIELMIGVPNSDLNAFSQSQTNVDTWLKNSVLPYYPTTKITYITVGAESTDDPHINASSFVVPAMQNVLTGLRKVGLSKRIKVSTTLSLGVLSRSFPPSAGAFNSSYAYFLRPMLEFLAENKSPFMIDLYPYYAYRDSPNNVSLDYVLFESSSEVIDPNTGLLYKNMFDAQVDALYYALTALNFRTIKIMVTETGWPTKGSPKEKAAASPDNAETYNSNIIRHVVTDQGTPAKPGESMNVYIFSLFNENRKTGLDSERNWGLFYPDQTSVYQLDFTGKSNGFHSNSSGTNSSGNSNSWCIASSKASERDLKGALDWACGPGNVDCTAIQPSQPCFQPDNLVSHASFVFNSYFQQNRATDVACSFGGAGVKVNKDPSYDKCIYITAGGNKTKATNATALTSSASTSRGNKLLRWIIKLCLMISLSLSLQTMNSQEL; via the exons ATGACGACGAGAGACTTCAAGCTCATCTTCTCCATttctcttctgcttctgcttctacTTCTAG ACTGTTGCTACGGTGGCAAGGTCGGAGTTTGTTACGGAAGAAGCGCCGACGATCTTCCGACACCGGCAAAAGTTGTTCAATTGATTCAACAGCACAACATCAAATACGTTAGAATCTATGATTACAATTCACAAGTCCTCAAAGCATTTGGAAACACAAGCATCGAGCTTATGATTGGTGTTCCAAACTCTGATCTCAACGCTTTCTCACAATCCCAAACAAATGTAGACACGTGGCTTAAAAACAGCGTCTTACCATACTATCCAACGACAAAGATCACTTACATTACCGTTGGAGCTGAATCTACTGACGATCCACACATCAATGCTTCATCTTTCGTTGTCCCGGCTATGCAGAACGTGTTAACCGGTCTTCGAAAAGTCGGTTTGAGTAAAAGAATCAAAGTTTCGACGACTCTTTCCCTCGGTGTTCTCTCTAGATCTTTCCCTCCTTCCGCTGGAGCGTTCAACAGCAGCTACGCTTATTTCTTGAGACCAATGCTTGAGTTCCTTGCAGAGAATAAGTCTCCTTTCATGATTGATCTTTATCCTTACTACGCTTACAGAGATTCTCCAAACAATGTGTCTTTGGATTATGTCTTGTTTGAGTCTTCCTCTGAAGTGATTGATCCCAACACTGGTTTGCTTTACAAGAACATGTTTGATGCTCAAGTTGATGCTCTCTATTACGCTCTCACGGCTTTAAACTTCAGGACTATCAAGATTATGGTTACTGAGACTGGATGGCCAACCAAAGGTTCACCAAAGGAGAAAGCTGCTGCGTCTCCTGACAATGCTGAGACTTACAATTCAAACATTATACGCCATGTGGTTACTGACCAAGGCACACCTGCAAAGCCAGGAGAGTCGATGAACGTTTATATATTCTCGTTGTTTAACGAGAATAGGAAAACGGGTTTAGATTCAGAGAGAAACTGGGGATTGTTTTACCCTGATCAGACAAGTGTTTATCAGTTGGATTTCACGGGAAAGAGCAACGGGTTTCACTCGAATTCGAGTGGTACAAACTCTAGTGGGAATAGTAATAGCTGGTGCATTGCTTCTTCTAAAGCTTCAGAGAGAGATCTGAAAGGTGCTTTGGATTGGGCTTGTGGTCCTGGAAATGTTGATTGCACTGCTATTCAACCGAGCCAGCCTTGTTTCCAACCAGATAATTTGGTTTCTCATGCTTCTTTCGTGTTCAATAGCTATTTCCAGCAGAATAGAGCAACAGACGTCGCTTGTAGCTTTGGAGGAGCTGGTGTTAAGGTCAACAAGGACCCTA GTTATGACAAATGCATATACATAACTGCAGGAGG GAACAAAACCAAGGCGACGAATGCAACTGCATTGACCTCCTCTGCTTCAACTTCACGCGGAAACAAACTACTCAGATGGATTATTAAACTCTGTCTCATGATCTCGTTGTCCTTGAGTTTGCAAACTATGAATTCACAGGAACTGTAA
- the LOC104733401 gene encoding profilin-5, translating to MPLPHTHTRSFDAISLESRTFRYKPQRRRRRSRAEEGRRRKKKMSWQTYVDDHLMCEVEGNRLTAAAILGQDGSVWAQSTSFPQLKPEEIEGINKDFAEPGTLAPTGLFLNGIKYMVIQGEPNAVIRGKKGAGGVTIKKTTQALVFGIYEEPMAPGQCNMVVERLGDYLIESGL from the exons ATGCCActgccacacacacacactcgtAGTTTCGACGCTATCTCTCTAGAGTCTAGAACATTCCGATATAAaccacaaagaagaagaagaagaagcagagccgaggaagggagaagaagaaagaagaagatgtcgtGGCAGACTTACGTCGACGATCACTTGATGTGCGAAGTTGAAGGCAACCGCCTCACCGCCGCTGCAATTCTCGGTCAAGACGGTAGCGTTTGGGCTCAGAGCACCAGTTTCCCTCAG ttgAAGCCAGAAGAAATCGAAGGTATCAACAAAGATTTTGCTGAACCTGGAACACTTGCTCCAACAGGATTGTTTCTTAATGGCATCAAGTACATGGTGATCCAAGGAGAGCCAAATGCCGTCATTCGAGGAAAGAAG GGAGCTGGTGGGGTTACCATCAAGAAAACCACTCAAGCTTTGGTCTTTGGTATCTATGAAGAACCAATGGCTCCTGGACAGTGCAATATGGTCGTGGAGAGGCTCGGTGACTACCTCATTGAATCAGGGCTCTGA